A genomic stretch from Natronomonas gomsonensis includes:
- a CDS encoding universal stress protein, whose protein sequence is MTTEPEVVVAVGNPDHVEQLVRTAGDLARARDGRIRLVSVAVKSHDSPFELFSDETIRREYSGNRQALLDRATATAPSDVPVEAELVVAKSVAAGVLDVAAAPAVEALFIGWHGPSRRSEVVLGTSVDRLLRRAPCDVYVERIGRTADGVNRVLLPVAGGPHVRPAATAAAAIAASNDATVTVVSVIPPGADREEPRRWLTAAVEALSATPGPEVTIETGVRESDNVEDTLVETATDYDVFVFGATRQSGLRKRLVGSVPRRVADRTDRTVLLARAADAVDGPLRSIISRLESRRRRGI, encoded by the coding sequence ATGACTACGGAGCCCGAAGTCGTCGTCGCAGTCGGAAATCCCGACCACGTCGAGCAGTTGGTTCGAACCGCGGGCGACCTCGCCCGGGCCCGAGACGGCCGGATTCGACTAGTGAGCGTCGCCGTCAAATCCCACGACTCGCCGTTCGAACTGTTCTCCGACGAGACGATTCGACGAGAGTACTCGGGAAACCGACAGGCGCTGTTGGACCGGGCGACGGCGACCGCACCGTCGGACGTTCCCGTCGAAGCCGAACTCGTCGTCGCGAAGTCGGTTGCGGCAGGCGTGTTGGACGTGGCGGCCGCCCCTGCCGTCGAAGCGCTCTTCATCGGCTGGCACGGGCCGTCCCGACGTTCGGAGGTCGTTCTCGGAACGAGCGTCGACAGGCTACTCCGTCGGGCCCCCTGTGATGTCTACGTCGAGCGCATCGGCCGTACCGCCGATGGGGTCAACCGAGTGCTCCTGCCGGTGGCCGGTGGACCACACGTCCGGCCGGCGGCGACAGCCGCGGCGGCCATCGCCGCCAGCAACGACGCGACGGTGACCGTGGTGTCCGTGATACCGCCGGGAGCAGACCGCGAGGAACCTCGTAGATGGCTCACGGCCGCCGTCGAGGCGCTCTCGGCGACACCCGGTCCGGAGGTGACAATCGAGACGGGGGTACGCGAGTCCGACAACGTCGAGGACACCCTCGTCGAGACTGCCACCGACTACGACGTCTTCGTTTTCGGTGCCACCAGACAGAGCGGACTCCGGAAGCGACTCGTCGGGTCGGTCCCGCGTCGCGTCGCCGACCGAACCGACCGGACGGTCCTGTTGGCTCGGGCGGCCGACGCCGTCGACGGTCCGCTGCGCTCGATTATCAGTCGCCTCGAATCCCGCCGCCGCCGGGGCATATGA